Below is a genomic region from Longimicrobium sp..
TCGAGCTGTACGTGAACAAGGGCCGGGGCTACGTGCCGGCCGAGGCCCACCCCATTCCGCGCGGCATGCCGGCGGACCTGGTGCGGGTGGACGCCATTTACAACCCGGTGACGCGCGCCAACTTCGTGGTCGAGGAGACGCGCGTGGGCCAGCGCACCGACTTCGACCGGCTGGTGCTGGAAGTGGAGACCAACGGCGCCATCGACGTGCCGTCGGCGGTGCAGTACTCCGCGCGGCTGGCCATCGAGCACCTGGCGTTCCTGGCCGGCGGCTCGCCCGAGTGGCGCGCCGACCGGACCTGGGGCGAGACGGCCGGTGCCGGGTTCGCCGTTCCGGCGGGGCGCGCGCCCATTCCGCCGCGCCTGCAGGAGCTGCTGAACCGTCCCATCGAGGACCTGGCGGAGCTTTCCGTCCGCAGCCGCAACTCGCTGCAGAAGGAAAACATCCACACGGTTCGCGACCTGGTGCAGCGGACCGAGCAGCAGATGCTTTCCATCGACAATTTCGGCAAGAAGTCGCTGCAGGAGATCAGCGATTTCCTGGCGGGCCACGGCCTGCGCTTCGGCAGCTCGCTGGAGCAGGACGACGCGGGGACGCTCTGGTGGGTGGTTCGCGACGAGGCCAACGACAACGAGCAGATCGGGGGCGCCGACGCCGGCCCCGCCGGGGAGCTGTAGAGGAAGATGAGACACGGAAAGAAGGGCCGCGCGCTCGGCCGCACGACGGAGCACAAGGAGGCGCTGCTTCGGAACATGGCGATGAGCCTGTTCCGTCACGGCCGCAT
It encodes:
- a CDS encoding DNA-directed RNA polymerase subunit alpha, which gives rise to MELDITGLQMPNTPEQPRAGQIVLRPLERGFGHTLGNTIRRILLSSLRGSAVWAFRADGVLHEHQTVPGVVEDVHEIIRNLKSLVLRMDEGADEAVLELRANKAGRVTARNITGHPSVDVINLDHHILELQDDRDLRFELYVNKGRGYVPAEAHPIPRGMPADLVRVDAIYNPVTRANFVVEETRVGQRTDFDRLVLEVETNGAIDVPSAVQYSARLAIEHLAFLAGGSPEWRADRTWGETAGAGFAVPAGRAPIPPRLQELLNRPIEDLAELSVRSRNSLQKENIHTVRDLVQRTEQQMLSIDNFGKKSLQEISDFLAGHGLRFGSSLEQDDAGTLWWVVRDEANDNEQIGGADAGPAGEL